Proteins from a genomic interval of Treponema succinifaciens DSM 2489:
- a CDS encoding urease accessory protein UreH domain-containing protein, whose product MILEAVLLGLSTGTYCAMYCGPVLIPFLFGTEKISCRRNAGLIGLFLASRLAIYFVLGVALSAAGLLASEFFDPYFARRLSVCAYIFCGASLLLNSFGAKFPWEKDGCKCAGLKKLGNDFLTAVFTGLAVGLHICAPLWTAIARSVFLPGIKGIFYLVFFYVGTLPFFLPLFGIPLVQKMFPVLKRISRIAQLLIGFYFLIFEGLIKLFF is encoded by the coding sequence ATGATTTTAGAGGCTGTGCTTTTGGGGCTTTCAACAGGAACTTACTGCGCAATGTACTGCGGTCCTGTGCTGATTCCGTTTTTATTCGGAACAGAAAAAATTTCTTGCAGGCGGAATGCGGGATTGATTGGATTATTTTTGGCTTCAAGGCTTGCGATATATTTTGTTCTTGGAGTTGCTTTAAGCGCGGCAGGTCTTCTTGCAAGTGAATTTTTTGATCCGTATTTTGCAAGGCGCCTTTCTGTATGCGCTTATATTTTTTGTGGAGCGAGTTTGCTTTTAAATTCATTCGGCGCAAAATTTCCCTGGGAAAAAGATGGCTGCAAATGCGCTGGCTTAAAAAAACTAGGAAATGATTTTTTGACTGCGGTTTTTACGGGGCTTGCGGTGGGACTTCATATTTGCGCTCCTTTGTGGACTGCTATTGCTCGTTCTGTCTTTTTGCCCGGCATTAAAGGAATTTTTTATCTTGTTTTCTTTTACGTTGGAACTCTTCCGTTTTTTCTTCCGCTTTTTGGAATTCCGCTTGTCCAAAAAATGTTTCCTGTGCTGAAAAGAATTTCACGTATTGCGCAACTTTTAATCGGATTTTATTTCCTTATTTTTGAAGGCTTGATAAAACTGTTTTTTTAA
- a CDS encoding dihydroorotase, with protein sequence MQNAVLIFNARLVDANTDKKNAAVLLANGKIKSFPDKASLKKLLNDDSVSKFDAKGLCVLPSFIDMHSHFRDPGLTQKEDIETGSSAAADGGFSTCVLMPNTNPVVSSQEQAEVNNKKAFEFGRCRTIQAVSITKNFDGKTISHLESLDQKKVPVISEDGKEVCSSSVMLEAMKIAAKKKIVVSCHCEDSFLAESARPFRKAALELLSKENISPAEKKEAANNLRKADSLLACAEDTATFRNLRLAKDAGCHIHLCHVSTAACVEAAKKARQEGVDVTFEITPHHIFMNGEKAPGIFNIVNPPLRSENDRLALIQALKDGSANCIATDHAPHTALDKKNGSPGFSGLETAFSACYTMLVKEHGMSLKKLSELMSANPARILGLKNEGLLKEGFAANLVLVDLERQWTVRGQKFASKGKFTPLEGKKLFGFIKETLFNGNIVFSSL encoded by the coding sequence ATGCAAAATGCAGTTTTGATTTTTAATGCAAGGCTTGTTGACGCCAATACTGATAAAAAAAATGCCGCAGTACTTTTAGCTAATGGAAAAATTAAATCATTTCCAGACAAGGCTTCTCTAAAAAAACTTTTAAATGACGATTCAGTTTCTAAGTTTGATGCAAAAGGACTTTGCGTTTTGCCTTCATTTATTGATATGCACTCGCATTTTAGGGATCCTGGCCTTACTCAAAAAGAAGACATTGAAACTGGCTCTTCTGCGGCGGCTGACGGAGGTTTTTCCACTTGCGTTCTTATGCCGAACACAAATCCTGTTGTTTCAAGTCAGGAGCAGGCGGAAGTTAATAACAAAAAAGCTTTTGAATTCGGGCGGTGTAGGACAATTCAGGCTGTTTCAATTACCAAAAATTTTGATGGAAAAACTATAAGCCATCTTGAATCCCTTGATCAAAAAAAAGTTCCAGTCATAAGCGAAGACGGAAAAGAAGTTTGCAGCAGTTCCGTTATGCTTGAAGCGATGAAAATTGCCGCTAAAAAGAAAATTGTTGTTTCGTGTCATTGCGAAGATTCTTTTTTGGCAGAAAGCGCGCGTCCGTTTAGAAAAGCAGCATTGGAGCTTCTGTCAAAAGAAAATATTTCGCCTGCTGAAAAAAAAGAAGCTGCAAATAATTTAAGAAAAGCCGATTCACTTTTGGCCTGCGCGGAAGATACTGCGACTTTTAGAAATCTTAGGCTTGCAAAAGATGCCGGCTGCCATATTCATCTTTGCCATGTGAGCACTGCTGCTTGCGTAGAGGCCGCAAAAAAAGCCCGTCAAGAAGGAGTTGACGTAACTTTTGAAATTACGCCGCATCATATTTTTATGAACGGAGAAAAAGCTCCCGGCATTTTTAATATTGTAAATCCGCCGCTTCGCTCAGAAAATGACAGGCTTGCTTTGATTCAGGCTTTAAAAGACGGAAGCGCAAACTGCATTGCAACTGACCACGCGCCTCATACAGCCTTGGACAAGAAAAACGGCAGCCCTGGATTCAGCGGACTTGAAACCGCATTTTCGGCTTGCTATACAATGCTCGTAAAAGAACACGGCATGAGTTTAAAAAAACTTTCCGAGCTTATGAGCGCGAACCCTGCAAGAATTCTTGGCTTAAAAAACGAAGGACTTTTAAAGGAAGGATTTGCAGCTAATCTTGTTCTTGTTGACTTGGAAAGGCAGTGGACTGTACGCGGCCAGAAATTCGCAAGCAAAGGAAAATTCACTCCGCTTGAAGGAAAAAAGCTCTTTGGCTTTATAAAGGAAACTTTATTCAACGGAAACATTGTTTTTTCATCATTGTAA
- the aspS gene encoding aspartate--tRNA ligase, translated as MENSKRTVTCGELTKADVGKKVVLNGWVSRTRDLGGLIFIRLRDRYGITQVMVGDNASDEVKKIAASLKSEYCIAVEGVVAARAEKDVNKDMATGEIEVEACDIEIFTTSQELPFSIEEVRQKDGTLVVANEDLRLKYRYLDLRREPMQHNIILRSAVTFATREFLTSKGFLEIETPTFIKSTPEGARDYLVPSRVHPGKFYSLPQSPQLYKQLLMVSGFDKYFQIARCYRDEDARGDRQPEFTQIDMEMSFTNREEVLDTTEELMRHIFKKTLNYELPVHFDRISWDDAFDLYGSDKPDLRFDMKMQDAAFMADLSDFNAFKAGAANADKNIERHKRSGLKALVVKNAADKYSRKHIEALEAVAKINHAKGLAWMKVDAEGKFEGGISKFFAGKEAEICSRLGAEKNDLLLFVSDEKWQTACVALGAVRKQLGKDLNLYNPKDEFHFAWIIDFPYFAWNEEENHWETEHHMFTLPQKKYWDTLESDPGSVKGDLYDLVLNGYELASGSMRINDPALQERIFEIVGYSRERAEKAFGFLVQAFKFGAPPHGGIAPGLDRLIMLMCHEESIHEVIAFPKNNLAMSPMDECPSAVDQSQLDDLHLKCTEVEK; from the coding sequence ATGGAAAATTCTAAACGAACTGTAACTTGCGGCGAGCTTACTAAGGCTGACGTTGGCAAGAAAGTTGTATTGAACGGTTGGGTCAGCCGAACGCGCGACCTTGGCGGACTTATTTTTATCCGTTTGCGCGACCGCTATGGAATTACTCAGGTAATGGTTGGCGACAACGCTTCGGACGAAGTTAAAAAAATCGCCGCTTCCTTAAAGTCGGAATATTGTATCGCTGTTGAAGGCGTTGTTGCCGCACGTGCTGAAAAAGACGTGAACAAGGACATGGCGACCGGCGAGATTGAAGTTGAAGCTTGCGACATAGAAATCTTTACAACGTCGCAGGAATTGCCTTTTAGCATTGAAGAAGTCCGCCAGAAGGATGGAACTCTTGTTGTTGCGAACGAGGATTTGCGCCTAAAATACCGCTATCTTGATTTGCGCCGCGAACCTATGCAGCACAACATCATCTTGCGTTCGGCTGTAACTTTTGCCACACGCGAATTTTTGACTTCCAAGGGTTTTTTGGAAATTGAAACTCCTACTTTTATTAAATCAACACCGGAAGGCGCGCGCGACTACCTTGTTCCGAGCCGTGTTCATCCGGGAAAATTCTATTCTTTGCCGCAGTCGCCGCAGCTTTACAAGCAGCTTCTGATGGTTTCGGGATTTGACAAGTATTTCCAGATTGCGCGCTGTTACCGCGATGAGGATGCCCGCGGAGACCGCCAGCCGGAATTTACCCAGATTGATATGGAAATGAGCTTTACAAACCGCGAGGAAGTTCTGGACACAACAGAAGAGCTTATGCGCCACATTTTCAAGAAAACCCTGAACTACGAGCTTCCGGTTCATTTTGACAGAATCAGCTGGGACGATGCTTTTGACCTTTACGGAAGCGACAAGCCGGACTTGCGCTTTGACATGAAGATGCAGGACGCGGCTTTTATGGCGGATTTGAGCGACTTTAACGCATTCAAGGCTGGAGCCGCAAACGCAGACAAGAACATCGAGCGACACAAGAGAAGCGGACTTAAAGCCCTTGTTGTAAAGAACGCCGCGGACAAATATTCAAGAAAGCACATTGAAGCGCTTGAAGCAGTTGCAAAAATCAACCACGCTAAAGGCCTTGCCTGGATGAAGGTTGACGCGGAAGGAAAATTTGAAGGCGGAATCTCAAAGTTCTTCGCCGGAAAAGAAGCGGAAATCTGCTCAAGGCTTGGAGCGGAAAAGAACGACCTTCTTTTGTTTGTAAGCGACGAAAAATGGCAGACAGCGTGCGTTGCGCTCGGAGCGGTCCGCAAGCAGCTTGGAAAAGACCTGAACCTTTACAACCCGAAAGACGAATTCCACTTCGCATGGATTATCGACTTCCCGTACTTTGCATGGAACGAGGAAGAAAACCACTGGGAAACAGAGCACCACATGTTCACGCTTCCGCAGAAAAAATACTGGGACACTTTGGAAAGCGACCCGGGTTCTGTAAAAGGCGACCTTTACGACCTTGTCCTGAACGGCTACGAGCTTGCCTCAGGCTCAATGCGTATCAACGACCCGGCGCTGCAGGAACGCATCTTTGAAATCGTAGGCTACAGCCGCGAGCGTGCAGAAAAAGCGTTCGGATTCTTGGTACAGGCATTCAAGTTCGGAGCGCCGCCGCACGGAGGAATCGCCCCAGGCCTTGACCGCCTTATAATGCTCATGTGCCACGAGGAAAGCATCCACGAAGTAATCGCCTTCCCGAAGAACAACCTTGCAATGTCGCCGATGGACGAATGCCCAAGCGCGGTTGACCAAAGCCAATTGGATGATTTGCATCTAAAGTGTACAGAAGTTGAGAAATAA
- a CDS encoding 4Fe-4S binding protein, whose translation MIVSVILCGLMSIVILFFVIANNGFSAVSIFYGLFLMFIYGGMTFSENKKKGSGTIYRRIFLTTYAVFFCIGFIANLFAERGSMAITNEALATCELPFCHIVIPQGLLSYLATQTVIFPARVSGHFASIASMLGIWLVFTLVLGRGWCAWVCFYGGWDEGFSHIAKKRRLNLLAHNKEIREFQFGFLFFLVLACFGTMSALYCDWFCPYKIVTEFFPMTTIPGLIAGIIFIGLFLGLVVVLPILTKRRTQCSMLCPFGAFASLTDKLSPFKMRIDTEKCKGCMKCAQACLFGAIDVATIQQKKNSPEITCAKCGECVAVCPEKAISYQFRFNKGCCAPVPKTKLAKGIQKFFAPENLFRFAAFTFGAIMSSAFTINSIEIILKFFAH comes from the coding sequence ATGATTGTTTCAGTTATTCTTTGCGGCTTGATGTCGATTGTCATTTTGTTTTTTGTAATTGCCAACAACGGATTTTCCGCAGTATCTATTTTTTATGGTTTGTTCCTTATGTTTATTTACGGCGGAATGACTTTTTCAGAAAACAAAAAGAAAGGAAGCGGAACCATATACCGCAGAATTTTTTTGACAACTTATGCTGTGTTTTTTTGCATTGGATTTATTGCGAATCTTTTTGCAGAAAGGGGAAGCATGGCAATTACCAACGAGGCTCTTGCAACTTGCGAGCTTCCGTTTTGTCATATTGTAATTCCGCAGGGACTTTTGTCTTATCTTGCAACGCAAACTGTGATTTTTCCTGCAAGAGTTTCAGGGCATTTTGCTTCAATTGCGAGTATGCTTGGTATATGGCTTGTGTTCACTCTTGTTCTTGGGCGCGGCTGGTGTGCCTGGGTTTGTTTTTACGGTGGCTGGGATGAAGGTTTTTCGCACATTGCAAAAAAAAGGCGGCTTAATCTTTTGGCTCATAACAAGGAAATCCGAGAGTTTCAGTTTGGATTTTTGTTCTTTTTGGTTCTTGCCTGTTTTGGAACTATGTCGGCTCTTTATTGCGACTGGTTCTGCCCGTATAAAATTGTGACGGAATTTTTTCCTATGACGACAATTCCTGGACTTATTGCGGGAATTATTTTTATAGGGCTTTTCTTGGGGCTTGTAGTTGTGCTTCCGATTTTGACTAAGCGCAGGACACAGTGCAGTATGCTTTGTCCATTTGGTGCATTTGCTTCTTTGACTGACAAACTAAGTCCATTCAAAATGCGCATTGACACTGAAAAATGCAAAGGCTGCATGAAATGTGCGCAGGCTTGTCTGTTTGGAGCAATCGATGTTGCAACAATTCAGCAGAAAAAAAATTCGCCGGAAATTACTTGTGCAAAATGCGGAGAATGCGTTGCGGTTTGTCCTGAAAAAGCAATTTCTTATCAGTTTAGATTTAATAAGGGATGCTGTGCGCCTGTGCCAAAAACGAAGCTTGCAAAAGGAATTCAAAAATTCTTTGCGCCAGAAAATCTGTTCAGGTTTGCGGCTTTTACGTTCGGGGCGATTATGTCTTCGGCTTTTACAATTAATTCAATCGAAATAATTTTGAAATTTTTTGCACATTAA
- a CDS encoding ABC transporter substrate binding protein — translation MAKKRFFSILMGIASFLLLSSVLSLCFFLYRNRLSSTLVNTKLKNPRANVLFLSSMPNSYVVKLQKKGIRNVFLKNNINVDVEYFEPDDFYDKKLPEFLKERVKFLQQETKYDAVLVSGSNSCNFVERNSDSLFAGIPIVFFCIESNIRAERLYEKKNFWGIGTTRFLADTISVARKLFPSAEHYVAIYDKSDASYENYNVFINASEKIPNIKFSGIDASAFTKSQIARQLSALDDKTVVFYLGASKDADGIKYSMEEQANFIVNNTSAPVFSHNANGVGFGFLGGKMVDYEKAGALAAKIVLDIIDGEKYIPFQRIKDGKFIFDYKIIEERKLNLSAFPLDSVFVNIHDQMQKNRRGVLFGMIGVAVSLFIFIAVSLILIISQVKDSYELRRSNLKMEYMLGHDSLTDLPNRFKTQAVFNDIQKSGKNFSLVLFDIDDFKNINDFYSHACGDIVLKTIASRLKSYSAGKDIFVSRFGGDEFLVLYLEKQLNEDSIEIHELRAILKSPINYAESNIHIQSSLGIVNSNDDEMEKMIQNADIALYRAKNSGKNKSVFFNEKMRDRIFENNRISRILDDAIANDGIWVAYQPQIDVETGEIHGYEALMRLKNTKVSPAQFIPIAEETGRIIKIDRILTEKVVRQMAEWREHGIPLYKVSINYSYSQVSDVHYVDFLEELLKRYNIPPELICIEITESLFISNKEAVSKLLNEFVKRGISLALDDFGTGYSSLSYLTFLPINVVKIDKSLVDNYLSNEKGDFIKNIVRLVHSLAMKLTVEGVEHQWQNEKLKTFHCDYIQGYYYSKPISGAEIEDFNRKFRSIG, via the coding sequence ATGGCAAAAAAAAGATTTTTTTCTATTCTGATGGGCATTGCGTCTTTTCTTCTTTTGAGCAGTGTTCTTTCGCTTTGTTTCTTTCTATATAGAAACCGTTTGTCTTCAACTCTTGTAAATACAAAGTTAAAAAATCCAAGAGCGAATGTTCTTTTTTTAAGCTCAATGCCGAACTCTTATGTTGTTAAGCTTCAGAAAAAAGGAATAAGAAATGTTTTCTTAAAGAACAATATAAATGTCGATGTTGAATATTTTGAGCCTGATGATTTTTATGATAAAAAGCTTCCAGAATTCTTAAAGGAGCGTGTTAAGTTTTTGCAGCAGGAAACAAAATATGACGCTGTTCTTGTAAGCGGAAGTAATTCATGCAACTTTGTTGAGCGCAATAGTGATTCTCTTTTTGCAGGAATTCCTATTGTGTTTTTTTGCATAGAAAGCAACATAAGGGCGGAACGTCTTTATGAAAAAAAGAATTTCTGGGGAATCGGCACAACAAGATTTTTGGCGGATACAATTTCAGTTGCAAGAAAGCTTTTTCCTTCTGCAGAACATTATGTTGCAATTTATGACAAAAGCGATGCTAGTTATGAAAATTACAATGTATTCATAAATGCCAGTGAAAAAATTCCAAATATTAAGTTTTCTGGAATTGATGCTTCTGCATTTACAAAAAGCCAGATTGCCAGACAGCTTTCCGCGCTGGATGACAAGACTGTTGTGTTTTACTTGGGAGCTTCAAAAGATGCTGACGGCATAAAATATTCCATGGAAGAACAGGCGAACTTTATTGTAAATAACACTTCTGCACCTGTATTCAGCCACAATGCGAATGGCGTGGGATTCGGCTTTCTTGGCGGAAAAATGGTTGACTATGAAAAAGCCGGTGCTCTCGCCGCAAAAATCGTGCTTGATATTATTGACGGTGAAAAATACATTCCGTTCCAAAGAATAAAAGATGGAAAATTTATTTTTGACTACAAGATAATCGAAGAGCGCAAGTTAAATCTTTCAGCTTTTCCTCTTGATTCTGTGTTTGTAAATATTCATGATCAAATGCAAAAAAACAGGCGCGGAGTTTTATTTGGAATGATCGGAGTCGCGGTTTCGCTTTTTATTTTTATTGCGGTTTCTTTGATTCTTATAATTTCGCAAGTAAAAGATTCGTACGAGCTTCGTCGTTCAAACTTAAAAATGGAATATATGCTTGGGCATGATTCGCTTACAGATTTGCCTAACAGATTCAAGACTCAGGCTGTGTTCAATGATATTCAGAAATCCGGAAAAAACTTTTCGCTTGTTCTTTTTGACATTGACGACTTTAAAAATATAAACGACTTTTATTCCCATGCTTGCGGCGATATTGTTTTAAAGACAATTGCTTCAAGGCTCAAATCTTATTCTGCCGGAAAAGATATTTTTGTTTCGCGGTTCGGTGGAGATGAATTCCTTGTGCTTTATCTTGAAAAGCAACTGAATGAAGATTCAATAGAGATTCATGAACTTAGAGCTATTTTAAAAAGTCCGATTAACTATGCTGAAAGCAATATCCATATTCAGTCTAGCTTGGGAATTGTGAATTCTAATGATGATGAAATGGAAAAAATGATTCAAAATGCGGACATTGCGCTTTACCGTGCTAAGAATTCCGGAAAGAATAAGTCGGTTTTCTTTAACGAAAAAATGCGAGACCGCATATTTGAAAATAACCGTATTTCAAGAATTCTTGATGACGCTATTGCAAACGACGGAATTTGGGTTGCGTATCAGCCGCAGATTGATGTTGAAACTGGAGAAATCCACGGATACGAAGCTCTTATGAGGCTAAAAAACACCAAAGTTTCGCCGGCGCAGTTTATTCCGATTGCAGAAGAAACAGGTCGGATTATAAAAATCGACAGAATCCTTACAGAAAAAGTTGTAAGGCAGATGGCGGAATGGCGCGAGCACGGAATTCCTTTGTACAAAGTTTCAATAAATTATTCCTACAGCCAGGTTTCGGACGTTCATTATGTTGATTTCCTTGAAGAGCTTTTAAAGCGTTATAATATTCCGCCGGAACTTATCTGCATTGAAATTACAGAAAGCCTGTTTATTTCAAACAAGGAAGCGGTTTCAAAGCTTTTGAATGAATTTGTAAAGCGTGGAATTTCTCTTGCCTTGGACGACTTTGGAACTGGATATTCTTCCCTTAGCTATCTTACATTCCTGCCGATTAATGTTGTAAAAATCGACAAGTCGCTTGTGGACAATTATCTTTCAAACGAAAAAGGCGACTTTATAAAGAACATCGTTCGCCTTGTCCATTCGCTTGCAATGAAGCTTACTGTTGAAGGTGTTGAGCATCAGTGGCAGAACGAAAAGCTTAAGACTTTCCATTGCGACTATATTCAGGGCTACTATTATTCCAAGCCGATTTCCGGGGCAGAAATAGAGGACTTCAACAGAAAGTTCCGCAGCATTGGATAA
- a CDS encoding YgiQ family radical SAM protein, whose amino-acid sequence MFLPVCRKDLEERGIGQLDFVFVSGDAYVDHPSFAAALLGRLLESRGYSVGILCQPDWKSAENFKALGQPRLSFLVTAGAMDSMVSNYTANNKPRSEDSYSHGGEKGHRPDRAVIQYVAKIREAYKGVNVIIGGIEASLRRTAHYDYWSNTVKHSVLLDSKADLLIYGMGEKALLEIASQLDKGISARKIRGVRGTCWFTGKKDEVPADAIMLPSFEEVSKNTPESKEMFALSYKIQEENTDAINGSVLAEPSESRFVIQEKSAFPLSQAEFDSIYDLPFERKWHPMYDVAASNGKKGIPALSEVKFSLTSCRGCFGACSFCAITFHQGRRIQSRSHESLLSEAKKMTQDSDFKGYIHDVGGPTANFRSDACEFQKKNGACKNRDCLGVSPCQNVKADHKDYIELLKKLRSLPNVKKVFIRSGIRFDYLMLDKDKTFLYELCKHHVSGQLKVAPEHVSDKVLALMRKSTHAVYEKFSAEYAKANKELGLKQYLVPYYIAGHPGAGIPEAIETALYLKKTGFVPDQVQDFYPTPGSLATCMYYTGLNPHEKKSDGKFKEVYVARGGHERRLQRALLQFNKKENAQLVKEALIQAGRADLIKILL is encoded by the coding sequence ATGTTTTTGCCAGTTTGCAGGAAAGACCTTGAAGAGCGCGGAATAGGTCAGCTTGATTTTGTTTTTGTTTCTGGAGACGCTTATGTTGACCATCCCTCTTTTGCAGCGGCTCTTTTGGGACGGCTTTTGGAATCCCGCGGATATTCTGTAGGAATTTTGTGCCAGCCGGACTGGAAATCTGCGGAAAATTTTAAAGCTCTTGGTCAGCCTCGTCTTTCGTTTCTTGTAACAGCAGGCGCAATGGACAGCATGGTTTCAAATTACACTGCGAACAACAAGCCTCGCTCAGAAGATTCGTATTCCCACGGAGGCGAAAAAGGTCATCGGCCGGACAGAGCTGTAATTCAATACGTGGCAAAAATCCGCGAAGCATATAAGGGCGTAAATGTTATTATCGGCGGAATTGAAGCAAGCCTGCGCCGCACTGCTCACTATGACTACTGGTCAAACACGGTAAAGCATTCTGTTCTTCTGGATTCAAAAGCTGATCTTCTTATTTACGGAATGGGCGAAAAAGCTCTTCTTGAAATTGCATCTCAGCTTGATAAAGGAATTTCCGCGCGGAAAATCCGTGGCGTAAGAGGAACGTGCTGGTTCACTGGAAAAAAAGATGAAGTTCCCGCTGACGCTATAATGCTTCCTTCATTTGAAGAGGTAAGCAAAAATACGCCGGAAAGCAAGGAAATGTTCGCTTTGTCCTATAAAATTCAGGAAGAAAATACAGACGCAATAAACGGAAGCGTTCTTGCCGAGCCTTCAGAAAGCCGGTTTGTAATTCAGGAAAAATCCGCGTTTCCTCTTTCGCAGGCTGAATTTGATTCGATTTATGATCTGCCTTTTGAGCGCAAGTGGCATCCAATGTATGATGTTGCTGCTTCAAATGGCAAGAAGGGAATTCCCGCTCTTTCCGAAGTGAAATTTAGTCTTACGAGTTGCCGCGGATGTTTTGGAGCTTGCAGTTTTTGCGCAATAACTTTTCATCAGGGGCGGCGCATTCAGTCTAGAAGCCACGAAAGTCTTTTGTCCGAAGCAAAAAAAATGACGCAGGATTCTGACTTTAAAGGATACATTCACGATGTTGGCGGACCTACTGCGAATTTTAGAAGTGATGCCTGCGAGTTTCAGAAGAAAAACGGAGCGTGCAAAAACCGCGACTGTCTTGGAGTTTCTCCATGTCAGAATGTAAAAGCCGACCACAAAGATTATATAGAGCTTTTAAAAAAGCTTCGTTCGCTTCCAAATGTAAAAAAAGTTTTTATAAGAAGCGGAATACGGTTTGACTATCTTATGCTTGATAAAGACAAGACATTTTTGTATGAGCTTTGCAAGCATCATGTTTCCGGACAGCTTAAAGTTGCTCCCGAACACGTTAGCGACAAAGTTCTTGCTCTTATGCGCAAAAGCACTCATGCTGTCTATGAAAAGTTTTCTGCGGAATATGCAAAGGCAAACAAAGAGCTTGGGCTTAAACAGTATCTAGTTCCATATTATATTGCGGGGCATCCGGGAGCCGGAATTCCAGAAGCGATTGAAACGGCTCTTTATTTAAAGAAAACAGGCTTTGTTCCAGATCAAGTTCAGGATTTTTATCCAACACCGGGAAGCCTTGCAACTTGCATGTATTATACAGGGCTGAATCCGCATGAAAAAAAATCAGACGGAAAATTTAAAGAAGTTTATGTTGCCCGCGGCGGACACGAACGAAGACTTCAGCGCGCTTTGCTTCAGTTTAACAAAAAAGAAAATGCCCAGCTTGTAAAAGAAGCATTGATTCAGGCTGGAAGAGCGGACTTAATAAAGATTTTATTATAA